Below is a genomic region from Miniphocaeibacter halophilus.
TAATCGTATTGATAAACTCTCGAGAGTCGGATAAATCCTTTTGCCATTCCATTAACTCCCTAATCCAGCTTAATTTTTGGTCAAGAGATGACTGTTTACCTGTAGTTCCTTCCTTGTATTTCCAATGTGCAGCAATACCGTATTCTGCTGTTCTGTGCATTTCCCAGGTTCTTATTTGAACTTCGAAAATTTCTCCTCTTGGACCTATTACAGTTGTGTGTAAGGACTGATATAAGTTCGGCTTAGGCATAGCAATATAATCTTTAAATCTACCAGGTATTGGCTTCCATAAAGTATGAACTGCACCTAACACACCATAGCAGTTTTTAATACTATCTGTAATAACACGTACTGCTGATAAATCAAAAAGTTCTTCAAAGGCTTTGCCTTGTTGATACATTTTTTTATAAATGCTATATATACTTTTAGGTCTACCGCTTATTTCCCCACTAATATTTAGTTCATCTAAAGCTAAATTTAAAACCATTATAATATCTTGAATAAAAGATTCTCTTTCTTTTCTTTTTAGTTTAACTTTTTCTACTAATTCATAATAAATTTCCGGTTCTAAATATCGTAAACTTAAATCTTCTAACTCCCATTTGATTGTATTAATTCCTAGTCTATGAGCTAAGGGTGCATAAATTTGCAAAGTTTCTGTAGCTTTTTCAATTTGCTTATTTCTATTCATATACTCTAATGTTCTCATATTATGAAGTCTATCAGCTAATTTAACAATAACTACTCTTATATCCTTTGACATAGCAAGGACCATTTTTCTTAAATTCTCTGCTTGATTTTCCTGTTTGGATTTGTAGCTTAATTTCTTTAATTTTGTTACTCCATCTACAAGTTTAGTCACTTCCTCTCCAAACATATCCTGCATAGAATCATAGGAAAAGTCTGTATCTTCTAATATATCATGAAGTAATCCTGCCATTATAGTTGCATCATCCATGTTTAAATCAGCTAGTATATTCGCTACAGCAACTGGATGAATAAAATACGGCTCTCCAGAACTTCTAAATTGGCCTTCATGTTTTTCTTCGGCTAAATTATATGCCTTTGTTATTAATTCCCTATTCGTTTCCGGATTATACAATTCTATTTTAGCTAATAATTCTTCAAGCATATTTATACACCTCCTTTTAAAGTATAAATAATAGTATAATATTAACATATATTTAATTTATGCTCAATTATATATTATCTTACTTCCTTTATAACCAATTGTATATTCTTGTTTCCATTAAATTCATTTATATTAGGGTAGTATACAATATCAACAAATTTATTTGTATAATTATTAGTATTAAATTTATTTTCAAGATAATTTAATAATTCACTAACATCTCCAAAATAAATTCCCTCCATAAGTCTATTTCTTATGTCAAATTGAAATTTAATAACATTCTTATTTTTCCCAATAATATCCAATTTATTTATTTTTATATCTTTATCGCCAAAAACAGGCTTACTATTACCCTTACCAAAAGGCTCCAAGGTATTAATTTCATCTATAATGTCGAAAGTTAATTCATTTGCGTATAATTGTGAGTCTAAATAGATTTTTGGAGTCAGGTCATCTTCCTCTAATGGATTATTTTCATTTAATAAACTTGAAAATTCCTCAAAAAGTTCTTCTTTAATAGATAAACCTGCTGCCATAGGATGTCCACCAAAAGAATTTAGCATACTATTGTATTTGTTAATTTCTTCAAACATATTATATTCATCTATACTTCTTCCAGACCCTTTTAATATTCCATCTTCACTAGAAGAAGTAAAAACAATTGTAGGTTTATAATATTTTTCTTTTATTCTACCTGCAATAATTCCAGCTATACTTTCATGTATACTTTTTTCTTTTACAATTAAGATATTGTTTTTATTTAAATTTTCGTCTACAATAATCTTTTCAACTTTTTCAAGACCTTCTTCTGTTAGTTTTTTTCTTTCATTATTTAAACTTACGAGTTTTTTTGCAATTTCTTCAATTTTAAGCATATTTTCTTCTAAAAATAACTCTATTCCCAGTGTTGCACTATCAAGTCTTCCAGCCGCATTAATACATGGACCAATAATAAAACCTAAAGCATAGGTGTTAACTTCTGTTTTTAATCCAGTTTCCTTTATTAAGCATTTTAAACCATAATTTTCTGTATTATTAATTCTCTTTAATCCTTCAATTACAAAGTATCTATTTTCATCGACTAAATCAACTACATCACAAACAGTTCCCATAGCTACATATTCTAATAAATCAAGCATATATTCCCTATCACCATCTAATTTATCATAAAGTGCTTGAACAAGTTTAAAAGCCACTCCTGCCCCACATAGTTTTTTAAATGGGTAGGAACAATCCTGTCTATTTGGGTTTAAAACTGCATCTGCCATAGGTAGAACATCTACTCCATTTTCATTCTTTACCTGGTGATGATCCGTTACTATTACTTTTAAACCTTTTGATTTTGCATATTCTACAACATCAAAAGATGTTATACCATTATCACAAGTTATTATTAAATCAACTTTTTCCTCTACAGCACTATCTACAATTCTCTTAGATATTCCATAACCATCCTCTACTCTGTGGGGAATAGCGTAGGAAATATTTTCGTTGTAAATCATAATTCCATCAATTAAAGTCATAGTAGCTGAATTTCCATCTTGGTCATAATCACCAACAATTCTAATATGCTCATAATTATTAATGGAATCTATTAACATATCAACTGCCTTGTCCATGTCCTTCATTAAAAAAGGATTATGAACAGAATTTTCATAAGTCGGATTTAAAAATTTATGCATATCTTTTTCATCGATATTCCTATTAACAAGTAATTTTGTAATTATTGGATTTATATCATATTTTTTACTAATTATTCTATAATCTACTTTACTTCCTTTAATAAACCATTTACTCATTTTTCACCTTTAAAATATTAAATGAAACAATCTTTTTAAATAATAATCTATAAAAAAATAAAATATTTGATAAAATCAAATATTTTACTAGTTTATATATCCAAATAATATATAATTTTAAATATATGAGAATAAAATTCATTTAAATTAATGAATTTTATTCCTCATCTTCATCGTCTTCTTCTTCGTCCTCATCAATTTCATCTTCATCTGGTTCTGAAACTGGTTCGTCTTGAATAACAGTTCCAATTGCAGATTTAACAAATTCCATTCTTGTTTTTGCATTAGAGCTTTCAATTACAACATAATCATCACCTATTTTTAGAACTTTCCCTTTAATTCCACCAATGGTGATAATTTTATCTCCAACTTTTAATTTACTTCTCATTTCTCTAACTTCTTTATCTCTTTTTTGTTGCGGTCTTATCATTAAAAAGTACATGGCACCTATCATAACAACTAAAAAGATAATTGAACCCGTTCCTTGCATTTCTACCTCCATTAAATTTTATGGTAATTATAACCATATTTATCGTAAAATTCGTGTTTATACTCTAAGAATCTATCTTCTTTTATAGACTGACGAATTTTATCCATCATATTAATTAAAAATGATAAATTATGAATTGTCAATAGTCTTGCCCCTAAAATTTCATCAACATTTACTAAATGTCTAATATAGGCTCTACTGTAATTTTTACAGGTATAACAATTACATTCTTCATCTAAAGGCCTAAAATCCTTTGAATATTTTGCATTTCTCACTACTAATTTCCCATATGTTGTTAAAGCAGTTCCATTTCTTGCAATTCTTGTTGGAAGAACACAGTCTGCCATATCAATTCCTGCCTCGACTGCTTCAAACAAATAATCAGGTGTTCCCACCCCCATTAAATACCTTGGCTTGTCCTTTGGAAGAAATTGAATAGTATGGTTTAAATATTCAATCATCAATTCCCTTGGTTCCCCAACAGACAGTCCGCCTATTGCATAGCCCGGTAAGTCTATTTCTGCTGTAGCTTTTGCACTATATTCTCTTAAATCCTTAAACATTCCACCATTCCACCTTGAACAATTCCAAATAGAGATTGTTTGTCAGTATTTTTATGGTAGTCCTTACATCTTTGCAACCATCTTAAAGTTCTATGCATAGAATTTTCAATATATTCCTTACTAGCAGGATAGGGTGCACATTCATCAAAGGCCATCATAATATCGGAGCCTATATCATTTTGTATCTCCATGGATTTTTCAGGAGAAATAAAATGCTTTGAACCATCAATGTGAGA
It encodes:
- the recJ gene encoding single-stranded-DNA-specific exonuclease RecJ, translated to MSKWFIKGSKVDYRIISKKYDINPIITKLLVNRNIDEKDMHKFLNPTYENSVHNPFLMKDMDKAVDMLIDSINNYEHIRIVGDYDQDGNSATMTLIDGIMIYNENISYAIPHRVEDGYGISKRIVDSAVEEKVDLIITCDNGITSFDVVEYAKSKGLKVIVTDHHQVKNENGVDVLPMADAVLNPNRQDCSYPFKKLCGAGVAFKLVQALYDKLDGDREYMLDLLEYVAMGTVCDVVDLVDENRYFVIEGLKRINNTENYGLKCLIKETGLKTEVNTYALGFIIGPCINAAGRLDSATLGIELFLEENMLKIEEIAKKLVSLNNERKKLTEEGLEKVEKIIVDENLNKNNILIVKEKSIHESIAGIIAGRIKEKYYKPTIVFTSSSEDGILKGSGRSIDEYNMFEEINKYNSMLNSFGGHPMAAGLSIKEELFEEFSSLLNENNPLEEDDLTPKIYLDSQLYANELTFDIIDEINTLEPFGKGNSKPVFGDKDIKINKLDIIGKNKNVIKFQFDIRNRLMEGIYFGDVSELLNYLENKFNTNNYTNKFVDIVYYPNINEFNGNKNIQLVIKEVR
- the yajC gene encoding preprotein translocase subunit YajC, whose translation is MQGTGSIIFLVVMIGAMYFLMIRPQQKRDKEVREMRSKLKVGDKIITIGGIKGKVLKIGDDYVVIESSNAKTRMEFVKSAIGTVIQDEPVSEPDEDEIDEDEEEDDEDEE
- a CDS encoding RelA/SpoT family protein, whose translation is MLEELLAKIELYNPETNRELITKAYNLAEEKHEGQFRSSGEPYFIHPVAVANILADLNMDDATIMAGLLHDILEDTDFSYDSMQDMFGEEVTKLVDGVTKLKKLSYKSKQENQAENLRKMVLAMSKDIRVVIVKLADRLHNMRTLEYMNRNKQIEKATETLQIYAPLAHRLGINTIKWELEDLSLRYLEPEIYYELVEKVKLKRKERESFIQDIIMVLNLALDELNISGEISGRPKSIYSIYKKMYQQGKAFEELFDLSAVRVITDSIKNCYGVLGAVHTLWKPIPGRFKDYIAMPKPNLYQSLHTTVIGPRGEIFEVQIRTWEMHRTAEYGIAAHWKYKEGTTGKQSSLDQKLSWIRELMEWQKDLSDSREFINTIKDDFSMDEVFVFSPKGDVIDLPEGSTPIDFAYRVHSAVGNKCVGAKVDGRIVPLTYKLKTGNIVEILTSSNSTGPSMDWLKIVKSSQAKTKIKQYFKKKERDNNIIKGRDMLEKEVRKQGFTFNEILKDDWLESVRERMSFKNMDDMYASIGFGTTPLTQVMPKLKELHKEYYHTEDSVEELQENYQKSKTPISSEHGIILKGVDNIQIKIAKCCNPVPGDEIVGYITRGRGVSVHRKDCSNILNVDDQNRLIEVSWDNTEESNYNVEIKVIAFDRFGYLANLTQKISELGIDTRGMNVVKNKDKTFDINLIVEVKHAKQIEDVLSMIRSVKGTLDVYRVKM